A single window of Jiangella alkaliphila DNA harbors:
- a CDS encoding DUF4190 domain-containing protein — translation MSDPGAPTPTPPPNPYASPPNGSAVPPGPAQYPAYGQPPHGQYPPTYGQHTWPAAPPPRKPDTNGFAIAAFVCGLLPLIPLAIVFGIIALGQTAGRRQDGRWYAIVGIVAASVWTVALVLGGAPTQFLQPDRTPSDWSVLQDGECIDGLGTLPEENPSPSDLTVVPCSGPHEGEVYGTFVFVADEFPGEASMRRESDHRCRELMGSRPPDTVSGAIIGYLSFYPLQGSWPEQRTVACVAYDPDVVRVPGVAHPRAPDGAACSLG, via the coding sequence ATGTCCGATCCCGGCGCGCCGACACCCACGCCGCCACCCAACCCGTACGCGAGCCCGCCGAACGGCTCGGCGGTCCCGCCCGGACCGGCGCAATACCCGGCCTACGGGCAGCCGCCGCACGGGCAGTATCCGCCGACGTACGGCCAGCACACCTGGCCTGCCGCGCCGCCACCGCGCAAGCCCGACACCAACGGGTTCGCGATCGCGGCATTCGTCTGCGGCCTACTGCCGCTCATCCCGCTGGCGATCGTATTCGGCATCATCGCCCTCGGCCAGACCGCCGGACGGAGGCAGGACGGCCGCTGGTACGCCATCGTCGGGATAGTCGCCGCCAGCGTATGGACGGTCGCGCTGGTCCTCGGCGGTGCACCGACGCAGTTCCTCCAACCCGATCGCACGCCGTCGGACTGGTCGGTCCTCCAGGACGGCGAGTGCATCGACGGACTCGGCACGCTGCCGGAGGAGAACCCGTCACCCAGTGATCTCACGGTGGTGCCGTGCTCTGGTCCGCACGAGGGTGAGGTCTACGGCACGTTCGTGTTCGTCGCCGACGAGTTTCCAGGCGAGGCGTCGATGCGCCGTGAGTCGGACCACCGATGTCGCGAGCTGATGGGGAGTAGGCCGCCCGACACGGTCAGCGGGGCGATCATCGGATATCTGTCTTTCTACCCGCTCCAGGGCTCCTGGCCGGAACAACGGACGGTCGCCTGCGTGGCCTACGACCCAGATGTGGTGAGGGTGCCGGGTGTCGCACACCCCCGGGCACCTGACGGAGCGGCTTGCAGTCTGGGTTAG
- a CDS encoding M14 family zinc carboxypeptidase, which translates to MRRTDRTRSSRRTVMLAAAAVLAVPAVSVPAAVGVAEPAPSVAAGLPSGNTEYRTLADYEADMAELVADHPDLVKPITLPYPTTSGRTVRGVEISTNVTADDGKPVFVDVGMHHGNEFPSGELTMEFAIDLVQRAAAGDREVTRLLDSARVVVVPIVNVDGFVRGRRQTDTNTDMNRNYGMGWLPISTGGAAPWSEPETRNIEWLLSTRQAVVFNTQHTCIQVVLYPPLQLAAGPAQDVGRLHALASEVASIYGPGYDALPSAEDYETTGEAIDWAYYATRGLALTTETCPDAGVARTYQTQVLDVYDQHREAMLTMLETAADPDQYAVIDGKGPKGAVLRITKAFDMYTSPYLQSDGATRPSSFTTTLTSDLTLGRNGKFEWAVNPSYRPIPAYQEDGIHGFQTGFYEEPWILTCERPDGTVLQTVPVDVDLGETVTVDLKECRREFHQGRP; encoded by the coding sequence ATGAGGCGTACTGATCGAACCCGTTCGAGTCGTCGCACCGTCATGCTGGCCGCGGCCGCCGTCCTGGCCGTGCCCGCGGTCTCCGTCCCCGCCGCCGTCGGCGTGGCCGAGCCGGCACCGTCGGTCGCGGCCGGCCTGCCCAGCGGCAACACCGAGTACCGGACGCTGGCCGACTACGAGGCCGACATGGCGGAGCTGGTCGCCGACCACCCCGACCTGGTCAAGCCGATCACGCTGCCCTACCCGACGACGTCCGGGCGCACCGTCCGCGGGGTCGAGATCAGCACGAACGTCACCGCCGACGACGGCAAGCCGGTGTTCGTCGACGTCGGCATGCACCATGGCAACGAGTTCCCGAGCGGCGAGCTGACGATGGAGTTCGCCATCGACCTCGTCCAGCGCGCCGCCGCCGGCGACCGAGAGGTCACCCGGCTGCTCGACAGCGCGCGCGTGGTCGTCGTGCCCATCGTCAACGTCGACGGGTTCGTGCGCGGGCGCCGGCAGACCGACACCAACACCGACATGAACCGCAACTACGGCATGGGCTGGCTGCCGATCTCGACCGGCGGCGCCGCGCCGTGGTCGGAGCCGGAGACCCGCAACATCGAGTGGCTGCTGTCGACCCGCCAGGCGGTCGTGTTCAACACCCAGCACACCTGCATCCAGGTCGTGCTGTACCCGCCGCTGCAGCTCGCCGCCGGCCCCGCCCAGGACGTCGGCCGGCTGCACGCCCTCGCGTCCGAGGTCGCGTCGATCTACGGGCCCGGTTACGACGCGCTGCCGTCGGCCGAGGACTACGAGACGACCGGCGAGGCGATCGACTGGGCGTACTACGCGACCCGCGGGCTCGCGTTGACAACCGAGACGTGTCCCGACGCCGGTGTCGCGCGGACCTACCAGACGCAGGTGCTCGACGTGTACGACCAGCACCGCGAGGCGATGCTGACGATGCTCGAGACGGCCGCCGACCCCGACCAGTACGCCGTCATCGACGGCAAGGGTCCGAAGGGCGCCGTCCTGCGGATCACCAAGGCGTTCGACATGTACACCAGCCCCTACCTCCAGTCCGACGGCGCCACCCGGCCGTCGTCGTTCACCACCACGCTGACGTCCGACCTCACGCTCGGCCGCAACGGGAAGTTCGAGTGGGCCGTCAACCCGTCGTACCGGCCGATACCGGCGTACCAAGAGGACGGGATCCACGGGTTCCAGACCGGGTTCTACGAGGAGCCGTGGATCCTCACCTGCGAACGGCCCGACGGCACCGTCCTGCAGACCGTCCCCGTCGACGTCGACCTCGGTGAGACCGTGACCGTCGACCTCAAGGAGTGCCGCCGCGAGTTCCACCAGGGGCGTCCGTAG
- a CDS encoding alpha/beta hydrolase, whose translation MTTFPVVFESNGTLLTGRVHRRTEDLLERQPAVLVTGSWLTVKEQMADLYAAELAARGYTAITFDFAGFGESAGESRQFELPTRKIADMVAAARFASSLSFVRPGALGYVGVCASAQYALAAVAAGAPIASFAGVAGWFHDTESVAPFYGGLDGVRMRLDRATAALDVLRRDGTVVTVPAYEVGNDRAGMFFEMDYYSNPARGAVTAWPNEMAEASWLPWLTFDGLSPAAAVTAPSLFVHSDGCVFPEHIEQLRSRLRGPVEVAWGEGTQTDFYDQPAQVSFAVEALDTHFTKTLPA comes from the coding sequence ATGACCACGTTTCCCGTTGTGTTCGAGAGCAACGGCACGCTGCTCACCGGCCGTGTCCACCGGCGTACGGAGGACCTGCTGGAGCGGCAGCCCGCCGTGCTCGTCACCGGTTCCTGGCTGACCGTCAAGGAACAGATGGCCGACCTCTACGCGGCCGAGCTGGCCGCCCGTGGGTACACCGCCATCACGTTCGACTTCGCCGGCTTCGGCGAGAGCGCAGGCGAGTCCCGTCAGTTCGAGCTGCCCACCCGCAAGATCGCCGACATGGTCGCGGCCGCCCGCTTCGCGTCCTCGCTGTCCTTCGTCCGTCCCGGCGCCCTCGGCTACGTCGGCGTGTGCGCGAGCGCCCAGTACGCGCTGGCGGCCGTCGCGGCCGGCGCCCCGATCGCCTCCTTCGCCGGCGTCGCGGGCTGGTTCCACGACACTGAGTCGGTCGCCCCCTTCTACGGCGGCCTCGACGGCGTGCGGATGCGGCTGGACCGCGCCACGGCGGCGCTGGACGTGCTGCGGCGGGACGGGACGGTCGTCACCGTGCCCGCCTACGAGGTCGGCAACGACCGCGCCGGCATGTTCTTCGAGATGGACTACTACTCGAACCCGGCGCGGGGTGCCGTGACGGCCTGGCCCAACGAGATGGCCGAGGCCAGCTGGCTCCCCTGGCTGACCTTCGACGGACTGTCGCCGGCAGCGGCCGTAACGGCGCCGTCCCTGTTCGTCCACTCCGACGGCTGCGTCTTCCCGGAGCACATCGAGCAGTTGCGGTCGCGGCTGCGCGGTCCGGTGGAGGTGGCGTGGGGCGAGGGCACGCAGACCGACTTCTACGACCAGCCCGCCCAGGTCTCCTTCGCCGTCGAGGCGCTGGACACGCACTTCACCAAGACGCTGCCCGCCTGA
- a CDS encoding pyridoxal phosphate-dependent decarboxylase family protein has product MTGPLFLDGSPAAHDALRAAVAEVLTVLAATDDPGGRGPFPSAGPGWLRETAAAIEPLPDDAEPLGEVLADVGRTVLAHGARVTDPWCAAHLHPPTLLTAVAAELAIAATNQSMDSYDQAPMATYVEDRLVGRLNDLIGLPSTGSGVLTSGGTASNLLGLLLARDHAAGGANLSGLPAGAGRWRILASAGAHVSVRQAAAVLGLGRDAVVAVTTDDDGRMDVAALDRTLDQLAQTGGVPIAVVGTAGTTDTGAVDPLAALADRAAAAGAWFHVDAAVGSALVLSDRLRPLVAGLERADSITADLHKLWWQPIGASALLVRDGASLGSVREPADYLNRSEDDDVLNLVDRSLDTSRRFDALKILVSLRATGRRRLAGLVEHLVDLAAKAGEAVRRVPGLELVAPPQTVTVLFRCRPDGVDDDRLDALSVEVQRRLLASGRAVVGRTRYRGRVALKLTFTNPLTSHDDVAALLAAVAAEAAAGLGVAA; this is encoded by the coding sequence GTGACCGGGCCGCTGTTCCTCGACGGCAGCCCCGCCGCGCACGACGCGCTACGGGCGGCCGTCGCCGAGGTGCTCACCGTCCTCGCCGCCACCGACGACCCCGGCGGCCGGGGCCCGTTCCCGTCCGCCGGCCCAGGCTGGCTGCGCGAGACGGCGGCGGCGATCGAGCCGCTGCCCGACGACGCGGAGCCGCTCGGGGAGGTGCTCGCCGACGTCGGCCGGACGGTGCTGGCGCACGGCGCGCGCGTCACCGACCCGTGGTGCGCCGCCCATCTGCACCCGCCGACGCTGCTGACGGCGGTCGCGGCCGAACTGGCGATCGCCGCTACGAACCAATCGATGGACTCCTACGACCAGGCGCCGATGGCGACGTACGTCGAGGACCGGCTGGTCGGTCGCCTGAACGATCTGATCGGGCTGCCGTCGACGGGGTCCGGCGTGCTGACGTCGGGCGGGACGGCGTCCAACCTGCTCGGGCTGCTGCTCGCCCGCGACCACGCCGCCGGTGGGGCCAACCTCAGCGGGCTGCCGGCCGGCGCGGGTCGCTGGCGCATCCTGGCGTCGGCCGGGGCGCACGTCAGCGTCCGGCAGGCCGCCGCCGTGCTGGGGCTGGGCCGCGACGCCGTCGTCGCCGTCACCACCGACGACGACGGCCGCATGGACGTCGCCGCCCTGGACCGGACGCTGGACCAGCTGGCGCAGACCGGCGGCGTGCCGATCGCCGTCGTCGGGACCGCCGGCACCACCGACACCGGCGCCGTCGACCCGCTGGCCGCGCTGGCCGACCGTGCGGCCGCCGCCGGGGCCTGGTTCCACGTCGACGCGGCCGTCGGGTCGGCGCTGGTGCTCAGCGACCGGCTGCGGCCGCTGGTCGCCGGGCTGGAGCGGGCCGACTCGATCACCGCCGACCTGCACAAGCTGTGGTGGCAGCCCATCGGGGCCAGCGCGCTGCTGGTCCGCGACGGGGCGTCGTTGGGCAGCGTGCGCGAGCCGGCCGACTACCTCAACCGCAGCGAGGACGACGACGTGCTCAACCTCGTCGACCGGTCGCTGGACACGTCGCGCCGGTTCGACGCGCTGAAGATCCTGGTCTCGCTGCGGGCCACCGGCCGGCGCCGGCTGGCCGGGCTGGTCGAGCACCTGGTCGACCTCGCCGCGAAGGCCGGCGAGGCGGTGCGGCGGGTGCCGGGCCTCGAGCTGGTCGCGCCGCCGCAGACGGTCACGGTGCTGTTCCGCTGCCGCCCGGATGGCGTCGACGACGACCGGCTGGACGCGCTGAGCGTCGAGGTGCAGCGGCGGCTGCTGGCGTCGGGCCGGGCGGTCGTCGGCCGGACCCGGTACCGCGGCCGGGTCGCGCTGAAGCTCACCTTCACCAACCCGCTGACCAGCCACGACGACGTCGCCGCGCTGCTCGCGGCGGTGGCGGCCGAGGCGGCGGCCGGGCTGGGGGTGGCGGCATGA
- a CDS encoding diaminobutyrate--2-oxoglutarate transaminase family protein: MAYHEGVRLAEPPATGTAETADDLLERQRLRESSARSYPRRLPIALVSATGSTVRDRQGREYIDCLAGAGALALGHHHPVVVQALHDVLDEGAPLSTLDLPTPVRDRFVEQLFAVLPEPLRDGRILFCGPTGADAVEAAVKLARTATGRSGLVAFGGAYHGMTQGTLALSGRKAVKEPLGTLLPDVHHLPFPTAFRSPFGLDDGAAMAGRLVEWALTDDLSGIATPAAVIAEPVQGEGGVQPMPAAFAATVRRATRAAGTVLIADEVQTGLGRTGDLWAGEAIGLDPDVLVLSKAIGGGLPLAVIVHRGELDGWQPGSHAGTFRGQTLALAAGAATIREVVRAGLAERAREAGRRLTEGLLAVAADDPRVGHVRGRGLMVGAELVDPGVVDADGVPVPDGWLAGRVQRAMLERGVIVEVGGSHDAVVRFLPPLVISDDELDRVVDAFGAALRAVHAEADEGGER, from the coding sequence GTGGCGTACCACGAGGGTGTCAGGCTCGCCGAGCCGCCGGCAACCGGAACCGCTGAAACCGCCGACGACCTGCTCGAACGCCAACGCCTCCGAGAATCCTCGGCCCGCTCCTACCCGCGCCGCCTGCCGATCGCCCTGGTGTCCGCCACAGGCTCCACCGTCCGCGACCGCCAGGGCCGCGAGTACATCGACTGCCTGGCCGGCGCCGGCGCGCTGGCGCTCGGCCACCACCACCCGGTCGTCGTGCAGGCGCTGCACGACGTCCTCGACGAGGGTGCGCCGCTGTCCACGCTGGACCTGCCGACGCCGGTCCGGGACCGGTTCGTCGAGCAGTTGTTCGCCGTGCTGCCCGAGCCACTGCGCGACGGGCGCATCCTGTTCTGCGGGCCGACCGGCGCCGACGCCGTCGAGGCCGCGGTGAAGCTGGCCCGCACCGCGACCGGCCGGTCCGGTCTGGTCGCGTTCGGCGGCGCCTACCACGGCATGACGCAGGGCACGCTCGCGCTGTCCGGCCGCAAGGCGGTCAAGGAGCCGCTGGGCACGCTCCTCCCCGACGTCCACCACCTGCCGTTCCCGACGGCGTTCCGGTCGCCGTTCGGCCTCGACGACGGCGCCGCGATGGCCGGGCGGCTGGTCGAGTGGGCGCTGACGGACGACCTCAGCGGCATCGCGACGCCGGCCGCGGTCATCGCCGAGCCGGTGCAGGGCGAGGGCGGCGTCCAGCCGATGCCCGCCGCGTTCGCCGCGACGGTGCGCCGTGCGACGCGCGCGGCCGGGACCGTCCTGATCGCCGACGAGGTCCAGACCGGCCTCGGCCGCACCGGCGACCTGTGGGCCGGCGAGGCGATCGGGCTGGACCCGGACGTGCTGGTGCTGTCGAAGGCGATCGGCGGCGGACTGCCGCTGGCGGTGATCGTCCACCGCGGCGAGCTGGACGGCTGGCAGCCCGGCTCGCATGCAGGCACGTTCCGCGGCCAGACGCTGGCGCTGGCGGCGGGCGCGGCAACGATCCGCGAGGTGGTCCGCGCCGGGCTGGCGGAGCGGGCTCGCGAGGCCGGCCGCCGTCTGACGGAGGGGCTGCTCGCGGTGGCCGCCGACGACCCGCGGGTCGGGCACGTCCGCGGCCGTGGCCTGATGGTCGGCGCGGAACTGGTCGACCCGGGCGTGGTCGACGCCGACGGGGTCCCGGTGCCGGACGGCTGGCTGGCGGGTCGCGTTCAGAGGGCGATGCTCGAGCGCGGCGTCATCGTCGAGGTCGGCGGCAGCCACGACGCCGTCGTCCGGTTCCTGCCGCCGCTGGTCATCAGCGACGACGAGCTCGACCGCGTGGTCGACGCGTTCGGCGCGGCGCTGCGGGCCGTCCACGCGGAGGCCGACGAGGGGGGCGAGCGGTGA